The Saccharomyces cerevisiae S288C chromosome VII, complete sequence genome includes a region encoding these proteins:
- the HFM1 gene encoding DNA helicase (Meiosis specific DNA helicase; involved in the conversion of double-stranded breaks to later recombination intermediates and in crossover control; catalyzes the unwinding of Holliday junctions; has ssDNA and dsDNA stimulated ATPase activity) produces MKTKFDRLGTGKRSRPSPNNIDFNDQSATFKRNKKNSRQPSFKVGLSYNSLLDDCDDENETEEIFEGRGLQFFDKDDNFSITADDTQVTSKLFDHDLEQTPDEEAKKPKKVTIRKSAKKCLSTTILPDSFRGVFKFTEFNKMQSEAFPSIYESNENCIISSPTGSGKTVLFELAILRLIKETNSDTNNTKIIYIAPTKSLCYEMYKNWFPSFVNLSVGMLTSDTSFLETEKAKKCNIIITTPEKWDLLTRRWSDYSRLFELVKLVLVDEIHTIKEKRGASLEVILTRMNTMCQNIRFVALSATVPNIEDLALWLKTNNELPANILSFDESYRQVQLTKFVYGYSFNCKNDFQKDAIYNSKLIEIIEKHADNRPVLIFCPTRASTISTAKFLLNNHIFSKSKKRCNHNPSDKILNECMQQGIAFHHAGISLEDRTAVEKEFLAGSINILCSTSTLAVGVNLPAYLVIIKGTKSWNSSEIQEYSDLDVLQMIGRAGRPQFETHGCAVIMTDSKMKQTYENLIHGTDVLESSLHLNLIEHLAAETSLETVYSIETAVNWLRNTFFYVRFGKNPAAYQEVNRYVSFHSVEDSQINQFCQYLLDTLVKVKIIDISNGEYKSTAYGNAMTRHYISFESMKQFINAKKFLSLQGILNLLATSEEFSVMRVRHNEKKLFKEINLSPLLKYPFLTEKKQSQIIDRVSQKVSLLIQYELGGLEFPSYEGASKLHQTLVQDKFLVFRHCFRLLKCMVDTFIEKSDGTSLKNTLFLLRSLNGHCWENTPMVLRQLKTIGLVSVRRLIRHGITNLEEMGHLSDTQIEYYLNLKIGNGIKIKNDISLLPCLNIRTKLENCKIENEELWLTFKVEISATFKSSIWHGQHLSLDIETEKSSGELIDFRRLQVNKLQSPRGFRISAKISPKLEKIEFSIHCQEIAGLGKTIVYSTDHLASQFSAKTPNIRKDLNSLEKCLFYESSSDGEVGKTSRVSHKDGLEESLSSDDSILDYLNERKKSSKAVESAAVIHPEAHSSSHFSNGRQVRSNGNYECFHSCKDKTQCRHLCCKEGIPVKYIKEKGPSSIKPVSKPDQIRQPLLAKNINTTPHLEKRLNSKPKQWQEENTDIATVHTLPSKIYNLSQQMSSMEAGEQVLKSGPENCPEIIPIDLESSDSYSSNTAASSISDPNGDLDFLGSDIEFE; encoded by the exons ATGAAAACAAAGTTTGATCGCCTCGGTAcaggaaaaagaagtagACCCTCTCCAAATA ATATTGACTTTAACGACCAGTCTGCTacatttaaaagaaataagaaaaatagcCGCCAACCAAGTTTTAAAGTAGGTTTGTCTTATAACAGTTTACTGGATGATtgtgatgatgaaaatgaaacagaGGAAATATTTGAGGGCCGTGGTCTGCAATTCTTCGACAAAGAcgataatttttcaataacagCAGATGATACACAAGTAACTAGTAAATTATTTGATCACGATTTAGAGCAGACACCTGATGAAGAGGCGAAGAAACCTAAGAAGGTCACGATAAGGAAATCAGCGAAGAAATGTTTGAGCACGACCATATTACCAGATTCATTCAGAGGGGTTTTTAAATTTACAGAATTTAATAAAATGCAATCAGAGGCTTTTCCTAGTATTTATGAGAGTAACGAGAACTGCATAATTTCTTCACCAACCGGATCAGGCAAGACTGTATTATTTGAATTGGCAATATTACGTCTTATAAAGGAAACAAATAGTGATACCAATAACACCAAAATTATATACATCGCGCCAACCAAATCTCTATGTTACGAGATGTACAAGAACTGGTTTCCTTCCTTTGTGAATCTTTCTGTTGGTATGCTTACTAGTGATACCTCTTTTCTGGAAACTGAAAAGGCTAAAAAATGTAACATAATAATTACGACACCAGAAAAATGGGATTTGTTAACAAGAAGATGGTCCGATTACAGCCGATTATTCGAATTGGTCAAACTTGTCCTAGTTGATGAGATTCATACCATAAAGGAGAAAAGAGGAGCATCTTTGGAAGTAATTCTGACAAGGATGAATACAATGTGTCAAAACATTCGGTTTGTTGCTTTAAGTGCAACAGTTCCAAATATAGAAGACCTAGCATTGTGGCTCAAAACTAACAACGAGCTTCCTgcaaatattctttcttttgacGAATCGTACAGGCAAGTTCAGTTAACGAAGTTTGTTTATGGGTACTCCTTCAATTGCAAAAATGACTTCCAAAAAGATGCTATATATAATTCCAAATTGATTGAAATAATTGAAAAGCATGCCGATAATCGTCCCGTACTAATATTTTGTCCGACTAGGGCTTCAACTATATCAAcagcaaaatttttattaaataatcatattttttcaaaaagtaagaaaagatgtAATCATAATCCCTCcgataaaatattaaatgAATGTATGCAACAAGGTATCGCTTTCCATCATGCTGGAATTTCTTTAGAAGACCGTACTGCCGTTGAGAAAGAATTTCTTGCAGGTTCAATTAATATATTGTGTTCAACTTCAACGTTAGCTGTTGGTGTGAACCTTCCCGCATATTTGGTCATTATCAAAGGCACCAAAAGTTGGAACTCTTCTGAAATCCAAGAGTATTCAGACCTAGATGTACTGCAAATGATTGGGCGGGCAGGAAGACCTCAATTTGAAACTCACGGGTGCGCAGTAATCATGACAGACTCTAAAATGAAGCAAACATATGAAAACTTAATTCATGGAACTGACGTTTTGGAAAGTTCATTacatttgaatttgatCGAGCATTTAGCAGCAGAAACCTCTTTGGAAACTGTATATTCAATTGAAACTGCAGTAAATTGGCTACGAAACACATTCTTTTACGTTAGATTTGGGAAGAATCCAGCTGCATATCAAGAGGTGAACAGATACGTTAGTTTTCATTCCGTTGAAGACTCTCAGATAAATCAATTCTGTCAGTATTTGCTTGACACCTTAGTAAAAGTGAAAATAATCGATATCAGCAATGGGGAGTACAAATCTACAGCGTACGGAAATGCAATGACGCGACATTATATATCCTTTGAGTCGATGAAACAATTCATTAAcgcaaaaaaatttctatCATTACAAGGGATACTAAATTTACTGGCCACTTCTGAAGAGTTTTCAGTTATGAGGGTGAGGcacaatgaaaaaaaattgttcaaagaaatcaatttATCGCCACTTTTGAAATATCCATTTTTAACCGAGAAGAAACAGAGCCAAATAATTGACAGGGTTAGTCAAAAGGTTTCTCTTTTGATTCAATATGAGTTAGGTGGGTTAGAATTTCCATCATACGAAGGCGCTTCTAAACTACATCAAACTCTTGTTCAGGATAAATTCCTCGTTTTTAGACATTGTTTTAGATTACTAAAATGCATGGTAGACacatttattgaaaaaagtgatGGAACATCACTGAAAAATACTTTGTTCTTACTGCGAAGCCTGAATGGTCACTGCTGGGAAAACACGCCAATGGTTCTTAGGCAATTGAAAACAATTGGACTAGTTTCAGTAAGAAGGCTAATACGACATGGAATTACCAATCTAGAAGAAATGGGGCATTTGTCAGATACTCAGATTGAATACTATCTTAACCTCAAGATTGGAAACGGcataaaaattaaaaacgACATTTCTTTGTTGCCTTGTCTGAATATTAGAACAAAACTAGAAAATTgcaaaatagaaaatgaagagttGTGGTTGACATTTAAAGTTGAGATTAGTGCAACATTCAAGTCTAGCATTTGGCATGGTCAGCACCTCTCATTAGATATCGAAACCGAGAAAAGCTCAGGAGAGTTAATCGACTTTAGAAGATTGCAAGTTAACAAACTACAGTCACCAAGGGGCTTTAGAATTTCAGCAAAAATATCACCAAAACtagaaaaaatagaattCTCAATTCATTGCCAAGAAATCGCCGGACTCGGCAAAACAATCGTATATTCCACTGATCATTTGGCATCACAGTTCTCTGCGAAGACACCAAATATAAGGAAAGATCTAAATAGTTTAGAAAAATGCCTCTTCTATGAAAGCAGTAGTGACGGAGAAGTGGGGAAAACGTCTAGGGTTTCCCATAAAGATGGATTAGAAGAATCGCTATCCTCAGATGATAGTATACTAGATTATTTGAATGAAAGGAAGAAATCATCAAAGGCGGTTGAATCTGCAGCAGTTATTCACCCGGAGGCACACTCTTCTTCACATTTTAGTAATGGCCGCCAAGTAAGATCTAATGGCAATTACGAGTGTTTTCATAGCTGCAAAGACAAAACGCAATGCAGACATTTATGTTGTAAAGAGGGTATTCCAGTAAAgtatataaaagaaaaaggacCCTCCTCAATCAAGCCAGTATCAAAACCTGATCAAATACGCCAGCCACTGCTtgcaaaaaatatcaaCACAACCCCTCACCTGGAAAAAAGACTGAATAGTAAACCAAAGCAGTggcaagaagaaaatacagATATTGCGACAGTTCATACACttccttcaaaaatttataatCTATCGCAACAGATGTCGTCTATGGAAGCGGGTGAACAAGTCCTAAAATCAGGCCCCGAAAACTGCCCTGAAATAATTCCTATTGATCTTGAATCATCCGATAGTTATTCTAGTAATACAGCGGCGAGCTCAATAAGTGATCCGAATGGTGATCTGGATTTCTTGGGTTCCGATATAGAGTTTGAATGA